TGGCTCGGTAGCTCAGTTGGTAGAGCAATGGATTGAAGCTCCATGTGTCGGCGGTTCGATTCCGTCTCGCGCCATTAACTTAATATTTTGGAGAGATAGCGAAGAGGCTAAACGCGGCGGACTGTAAATCCGCTCCTTCGGGTTCGGGGGTTCGAATCCCTCTCTCTCCATACCTTTACGGGCATAGTTTAAAGGTAGAACTAAGGTCTCCAAAACCTTCAGTGTGGGTTCAATTCCTACTGCCCGTGTTCTATGGCGGGTGTGGTGAAGTGGTTAACACATCAGATTGTGGCTCTGACATTCGGGGGTTCGATTCCCCTCACTCGCCTATTTTAATATTGGGGTATCGCCAAGCGGTAAGGCAAGGGACTTTGACTCCCTCATGCGTTGGTTCGAATCCAGCTACCCCAGTTATAACTATATGCCGGCGTGGCGGAATTGGCAGACGCGCTGGACTCAAAATCCAGTGTCCGCAAGGACGTGCCGGTTCGACCCCGGCCGCCGGTATAGTTGTGAAAGGAACGTTGATTTGTCGACGTTCCTTTTTGTGATAGGATCGTTGTCAACTGTAGTGGGTAGACGAAAGCTATATTCTTGAGAGGACCAGCTTAATCGTAACCGCCCAATAACGGAGTATTGTTTCAGCTTCCCTATTCTCCAGTATACTGTTAGAGAAAACGGAACTGGAGGATTTTTTATGTCACACCCCATCGTCCCATTGACTGTTCCCAAATCTTGTCGCTTTGAGAAGAAAGGCAGAAATTTTGTCTTTTATTCCGAGAAAATTTGTGATACTATCCCCGCTTTATTCTTTCTTGGCTCGGGGATAAACAGTCAGGGAAGTGACTGTTTATCTATTCCATATGATTCCTTTCTAATGATGGTTTAGTCGCTTTTCATTATTGGTCATATGGGACTTTTTTTTTCTACACTAAAAAAGGCTCCATAATCTCCACAGGGATTTACCAACTACAGTCTTATAGAGCTCGAAAAGCTATATTCTTGAGAGGACCAGCTTAATCTTCTCGTTTTTAATGTTTGCCGCTGTTGAAATTTCTTTTACAAAGTTTTGTTCTATTTACAATCCATATTCCCCGAATTTTCTGAAAATTTTTGGTATAATAGTAAAAAATAATTTTTAGATAGGAAATACTATGACTGCAACAAAAATGAACGCTCAAGAAATCATCCAATTTATCGCCAATGCTGAGAAGAAAACGGCTGTGAAAGTGACCTTTGAAGGTCAGTTGGTGGCAGAAGTTCCGGCAACTGTCATCAAGCTGGGCAATGTCCTCTTCGGTGACTGGAAGGATGTGGAGCCGCTTTTGGCTGGCTTGACGGAAAATGTGGATTATGTGGTGGAAAATGACGCTCGCAACTCAGCTGTGCCATTGCTTGACAAGCGCGCTATCAACGCTCGTATCGAGCCGGGGGCTATTATCCGTGACCAAGTCGCTATCGGTGATAATGCGGTCATCATGATGGGTGCCGTTATCAACATCGGTGCGGAAATCGGTGCAGGGACTATGATTGACATGGGTGCCGTTCTTGGTGGTCGTGCGACGGTCGGTAAAAATAGCCATATCGGTGCAGGTGCAGTGCTTGCAGGCGTGATTGAGCCAGCATCAGCAGACCCAGTTCACGTCGGCGATAATGTCTTGGTCGGTGCTAATGCCGTTGTCATTGAAGGCGTGCAAATCGGTAGCGGTTCCGTCGTTGCGGCAGGTGCCATCGTGACTCAAGACGTGCCTGAAAATGTGGTAGTAGCAGGTGTTCCAGCCCGCATTATCAAAGAAATCGACGCTCAAACCCAACAAAAAACAGCCTTGGAAGAGGCTCTCCGTACACTCTAAGAGGTAGTTCATGCTCGATTTAATTGCGACTAGGCGTGCCCTCCACCAAATTCCTGAAATTGGGATGGAAGAGTTCAAGACCCATGCCTATTTGATGGACGTCATTGGTCAGCTACTGGAAAATTGTGATTTTGCTCAAGTTCGGACCTGGAAAACGGGTATTTTGGTCCATCTGACAGGTTCTGCGCCGGAAAAAACCATCGGTTGGCGGACAGATATTGACGGCTTGCCTATCGTTGAGGAAACGGGGCTGGATTTCAAATCTCTCCATCCTGACCGTATGCATGCCTGTGGACATGATTTTCACATGACCATTGCCTTGGGGCTTTTGGAGAAAATGGCAGAGCAGCAACCCAAGCATAATCTGCTCTTCCTCTTTCAGCCTGCAGAGGAAAATCTGGCTGGCGGCATGCTCATATATGAGGCAGGTGCCTTTGGTGAGTGGTTGCCAGATGAATTTTATGGGCTCCATGTCCGGCCAGACCTCAAAGTTGGTCAAATGGCCACCAATCGTGCGACCCTTTTTGCGGGCACTTGCGAAGTCAAGATACGGTTTACTGGAAAAGGTGGCCACGCAGCATTTCCCCATACCGCAAATGACGCCCTTGTGGCGGCCAGCTATTTTGTGACCCAAGTCCAGTCGGTGGTTAGCCGCAATGTGGACCCGATAGAGGGGGCAGTGGTAACCTTTGGGCACATGCAGGCGGGCACGACCAATAACGTCATAGCCGAAACGGCCTTTTTGCACGGCACCATTCGGGCCTTAACGCAAGACATGAGCCTTTTAGTGCAAAAACGTGTCCGTGAGGTGGCTGAAGGTATTGCCAAATCTTTTGGTGTAGAGCTAGACATCGTGCTCAACCCAAGCGGCTATCTGCCTGTGGAAAACAATCCGAAACTAGCAGATGAATTCATGACTTACTTTGATGGTGTGGAGGGAGTTGAGATGATTGACTGCCCACCTGCCATGACGGGTGAGGACTTTGGTTATCTGCTCAACAAGGTACCGGGGGTCATGTTCTGGTTAGGAGTGGAGACGCCTTATCCCCTCCACAATCCCCGTCTTAATCCCAATGAGGCTGCTCTTCCCTTGGCTGTGGATAAGTTGAGTGGATTTTTGAAAATGAAAGTGAACTAAGGTTGGTTTTCCAGCCTTTTTTCTGAAAAGGAGAATATTCTTTGGATAAAAAAATCATTCGTAAGGAAATGTTGGCTCAATTGAAGTTCTTGTCCTCGAGTCAGCGGGAGAAGAGCAGTCAGACCATGACTGATTTGTTGGTAGAGACAGAGGCTTACAAGTCTGCAACCTCTCTTGCCACCTATCTTTCCATGCCACATGAGTGGAATACGCGTTATCTGATTGAGCAGGCACAGGCGGATGGTAAGCAGATTTTCATCCCTAAGACCTATTCACAAGGGCGGATGGATTTTGTAGAATATAATCCTAATGATTTGGTCAAGTCGGCTTTTGGTGTCTGGGAACCGGGAACTTATTCACAACCTGTGGATAAGTCTGTGATTAACTTAATTCATGTGCCCGGTTTGGCTTGGAATAAGGCCGGTTTTCGGATTGGATATGGTGGCGGATTTTATGATCGCTACCTAGCTGATTTTCACGGGCAGACGGTGTCGACTTTGGCAGATTTTCAGCTATTGGCTATTGAGCCGGAGATATTTGACCAAGCAGTAAAGGAGTTAGTGATTGTTGAGACAGATGTTTGATAGACGGTACCCTGTGACCAATGGCTTGTTGGCTGTGACGACGGCTGTATTCTTGCTCATCCAAATCTTGCGTTTTGGGCAGACGACCGCGGCCTATACAATTTTTGAGTTTGGCGGTATGTATGGAGAGGCGGTACGCCAAGATCCTAGTCAGCTGTGGCGCCTGATTTCGCCGATTTTTATTCATATCGGCTGGGAACATTTTTTGTTTAACAGTATCACCTTGATTGGGCTGGGTTACCAGCTGGAAGGACTGTTTGGTCCGCGCCGCTTCTTTTTGCTTTATCTGCTGTCTGGAATGATGGGCAATCTTTTTGTTCTCTTTTTCACTCCGGGAGTGGTCGGAGCGGGAGCGTCGACCTCCTTGTTTGGCCTCTTTGCGGCTATGGCCCTCCTGAGAAAATTTAGTCGCAGTCGCTATTTACAGGTTCTTGGGCAACGCTACATGATGCTTTTGGGGATGAACTTAGTGCTTGGACTCTTCACACCTTCGATCTCTATGGCAGGTCATATCGGTGGCGCGGTCGGCGGTGCCCTAGTCGTCATTTTTCTTCCACCGCTTGTGGAAAAAAATCTGTTTTCTGGTAAGCAAATCTTTTACAGCTTTATTAGTTATTTAGCTATATTCATCCTCTTGTTGGGCATCTTTTATCTGGTATAAGAAAAAACTAGCAATTTGCT
The sequence above is a segment of the Streptococcus suis genome. Coding sequences within it:
- a CDS encoding 5-formyltetrahydrofolate cyclo-ligase codes for the protein MDKKIIRKEMLAQLKFLSSSQREKSSQTMTDLLVETEAYKSATSLATYLSMPHEWNTRYLIEQAQADGKQIFIPKTYSQGRMDFVEYNPNDLVKSAFGVWEPGTYSQPVDKSVINLIHVPGLAWNKAGFRIGYGGGFYDRYLADFHGQTVSTLADFQLLAIEPEIFDQAVKELVIVETDV
- the dapD gene encoding 2,3,4,5-tetrahydropyridine-2,6-dicarboxylate N-acetyltransferase encodes the protein MTATKMNAQEIIQFIANAEKKTAVKVTFEGQLVAEVPATVIKLGNVLFGDWKDVEPLLAGLTENVDYVVENDARNSAVPLLDKRAINARIEPGAIIRDQVAIGDNAVIMMGAVINIGAEIGAGTMIDMGAVLGGRATVGKNSHIGAGAVLAGVIEPASADPVHVGDNVLVGANAVVIEGVQIGSGSVVAAGAIVTQDVPENVVVAGVPARIIKEIDAQTQQKTALEEALRTL
- a CDS encoding N-acetyldiaminopimelate deacetylase, with product MLDLIATRRALHQIPEIGMEEFKTHAYLMDVIGQLLENCDFAQVRTWKTGILVHLTGSAPEKTIGWRTDIDGLPIVEETGLDFKSLHPDRMHACGHDFHMTIALGLLEKMAEQQPKHNLLFLFQPAEENLAGGMLIYEAGAFGEWLPDEFYGLHVRPDLKVGQMATNRATLFAGTCEVKIRFTGKGGHAAFPHTANDALVAASYFVTQVQSVVSRNVDPIEGAVVTFGHMQAGTTNNVIAETAFLHGTIRALTQDMSLLVQKRVREVAEGIAKSFGVELDIVLNPSGYLPVENNPKLADEFMTYFDGVEGVEMIDCPPAMTGEDFGYLLNKVPGVMFWLGVETPYPLHNPRLNPNEAALPLAVDKLSGFLKMKVN
- a CDS encoding rhomboid family intramembrane serine protease → MRQMFDRRYPVTNGLLAVTTAVFLLIQILRFGQTTAAYTIFEFGGMYGEAVRQDPSQLWRLISPIFIHIGWEHFLFNSITLIGLGYQLEGLFGPRRFFLLYLLSGMMGNLFVLFFTPGVVGAGASTSLFGLFAAMALLRKFSRSRYLQVLGQRYMMLLGMNLVLGLFTPSISMAGHIGGAVGGALVVIFLPPLVEKNLFSGKQIFYSFISYLAIFILLLGIFYLV